A portion of the Gossypium arboreum isolate Shixiya-1 chromosome 8, ASM2569848v2, whole genome shotgun sequence genome contains these proteins:
- the LOC128296622 gene encoding uncharacterized protein LOC128296622 → MGPQRRLGIYVGYESPSIIKYVEPLTGDLFTVRFIDYHFDETTFPTLGEEKIELVKEITWNGSSLSQLDPRTSQCEQEVQRIIHLQNIANQLPDSFTDLKRITKSHIPAENTLIRIDIPIRQIVSAKESNPRLKCGRPIGSKDINPRKRKGAIIQDGNIVEASALEEAKDITNQKTLEEVQVPENGDNEEISISYITLRKRWN, encoded by the coding sequence ATGGGTCCTCAAAGGAGGTTGGGAATATATGTTGGTTATGAATCTCCttctataattaaatatgttgaaCCATTAACTGGAGATTTATTTACTGTACGATTTATTGATTATCATTTTGATGAAACAACATTCCCAACATTAGGGGAAGAGAAAATAGAACTGGTAAAAGAAATTACATGGAATGGATCATCATTATCTCAATTAGATCCTCGTACAAGTCAATGTGAACAAGAAGTTCAAAGGATTATACATTTGCAAAACATTGCCAATCAACTGCCAGATTCATTTACTGACCTaaagagaattacaaaatctcacaTACCAGCTGAAAATACTCTAATACGAATTGATATCCCAATAAGGCAAATTGttagtgcaaaagaaagtaatccacGCCTGAAGTGTGGAAGGCCAATCGGTTCCAAAGATATAAATCCTCGTAAAAGAAAAGGAGCAATTATTCAAGATGGTAATATTGTGGAGGCAAGTGCCTTAGAAGAGGCAAAAGATATAACTAATCAAAAAACCCTAGAAGAGGTTCAGGTACCTGAAAATGGTGATAATGAAGAAATCTCAATAAGTTATAttactttaagaaaaagatgGAACTAA